One Desulfocurvibacter africanus subsp. africanus DSM 2603 DNA segment encodes these proteins:
- a CDS encoding sensor histidine kinase, with product MGSGDNAHPSILLHGKALPLAVLGCCLLAAWLEPELALPVAIFAALLVILSTRRLLRAWRSMSADRRDMGEQLFQAQKLAVLGELAAGVAHEINTPMMIIGQEAEIIGLLVDRSALAGTPQAEEIRESVEQIKIQVGRCGGITQGMLQAARKRGTVDQPVDINRLVEDMVVLVERETAMAGVSLVRMYCAGIPQVITDGPSLRQVVLNLLSNAAQAVRDGGKIFVTTALREDHVLIEIRDTGAGIAPEHRDKLFSPFFTTKPAGQGTGLGLSISLRIMNELGGAISVNSEPGLGAAFTIHLPLERVQIEVGQSTGRAWARRMLQA from the coding sequence ATGGGCAGCGGCGACAACGCACATCCCTCGATTCTCCTGCACGGGAAGGCCCTTCCCTTGGCGGTCCTGGGCTGCTGCCTGCTCGCGGCCTGGCTGGAGCCGGAGCTGGCCTTGCCAGTGGCAATTTTCGCAGCCCTGCTGGTGATCCTTTCCACACGCAGGCTGTTGCGCGCCTGGCGGAGCATGAGCGCCGACCGCAGGGACATGGGCGAGCAGCTCTTCCAGGCCCAGAAACTCGCCGTGCTCGGCGAGCTGGCCGCGGGCGTGGCCCACGAGATCAATACCCCCATGATGATCATCGGCCAGGAGGCCGAGATCATCGGGTTGCTCGTGGACCGCTCGGCTCTGGCCGGCACGCCCCAGGCCGAGGAGATCCGCGAGAGCGTGGAGCAGATCAAAATCCAGGTGGGCCGCTGCGGCGGCATTACCCAGGGCATGCTCCAGGCCGCGCGCAAGCGCGGCACCGTGGACCAGCCTGTGGACATCAACCGGCTCGTGGAGGACATGGTCGTGCTCGTGGAGCGCGAGACGGCCATGGCTGGCGTGAGCCTGGTGCGCATGTACTGCGCGGGGATCCCGCAGGTGATCACCGACGGCCCCAGCTTGCGCCAGGTAGTGCTCAACCTGCTCTCCAACGCGGCCCAGGCCGTCAGGGACGGCGGCAAGATCTTCGTCACCACTGCCCTGCGCGAGGATCATGTGCTTATCGAGATTCGCGATACAGGGGCTGGCATCGCTCCCGAGCACCGCGACAAGCTTTTCAGCCCATTCTTCACCACCAAGCCGGCTGGCCAGGGCACGGGCCTAGGTCTGTCCATCTCTCTGCGCATAATGAACGAGCTGGGCGGCGCCATCAGCGTGAACAGCGAACCGGGCCTGGGCGCGGCCTTCACCATCCACCTGCCGCTTGAACGCGTACAAATCGAGGTAGGCCAATCCACTGGCCGGGCCTGGGCTAGACGCATGCTCCAGGCTTAG
- a CDS encoding insulinase family protein encodes MVADTLHGFRLEREAEVAEISSTVRLYRHDKTGARLMSVIAPDENKVFGISFRTPPKDSTGVAHILEHSVLCGSDKYPVKEPFVELLKGSLQTFLNAFTYPDKTCYPVASTNVRDFYNLVDVYLDAVFHPRLTPEVLQQEGWHHELDDSAGPMTYKGVVFNEMKGAYSSPDGLISEYSQQVLFPDTTYGLDSGGDPEVIPQLTFEAFMDFHRRYYHPSNAWIYFYGDDDPEERLRILDRELSGYERIETDSAVALQRRKSAPERVEKKYAAGGDESRSMVTINWLLCPTDNAELNLSLNILEHILIGMPSSPLRKALIDSGLGEDLAGVGLEGDLRQMYFSVGLKGLKQAGPEQVETIVLDTLRELADGGIGADMIEAAVNSVEFDLRELNTGRFPRGLALMVRSLSTWLYEADPLALIAFERPLLAIKERLADREPVFESLLRSRFLDNPHRVTVLLSPDAKLGQEREDREKRRLDNALSAMGETERQAVVRANEELHARQEAQDSPEALATIPRLAIADLPRENTRIPCDKETLAGIPTLLHDLPTNSIAYVDVGLNLAALPQAYLPCVPLFGRALLEMGTNRRDFVALTRRIASRTGGIDPAPFAGSMEGSPLAVPWLFLRGKAMVDKTQDLMDLLAEVLLEVRLDDQQRFRKMVLEEKARAEQRVVPSGHMVVATRLKAGLTPSGWVAEQFSGAENLFFLRRLAEAVDNDWPRVLATLEEMRSLLVRRDNMILNATMDAASWAKARKAVGSFASAMPQGRAEAAPLEPKPLLPTEGLTIPAQVNYVGRGASLTEAGYDITGGDIVVARWLRTAYLWDRVRVQGGAYGAFCLLDRLNGTMVMASYRDPNLERTLRVFSEAADFLRDLKLDKDELTKAVVGAIGDFDAYQLPDAKGFTSLSRHLQGITEERLQEVREEILASTAGSFKRFADAAAILRDAGRTVVLGREDVLTALKEPELTLTKVL; translated from the coding sequence ATGGTTGCTGATACGTTACACGGATTCAGACTCGAAAGGGAAGCCGAGGTCGCGGAAATCTCCTCCACCGTACGGCTGTACCGTCACGATAAGACCGGTGCGCGACTCATGAGCGTCATCGCGCCCGACGAGAACAAGGTCTTCGGCATCAGCTTCCGCACGCCGCCCAAGGACTCCACGGGCGTGGCGCACATCCTGGAGCATTCCGTGCTGTGCGGCTCGGACAAGTATCCGGTCAAGGAGCCCTTCGTTGAGCTGCTCAAGGGCTCGCTGCAGACCTTCCTGAACGCCTTCACCTACCCGGACAAGACCTGCTACCCCGTGGCATCCACCAACGTGCGCGACTTCTACAACCTCGTGGACGTATACCTGGACGCGGTATTCCATCCGCGGCTCACGCCCGAGGTCCTGCAGCAGGAAGGCTGGCATCACGAACTGGACGACTCGGCCGGACCCATGACCTACAAGGGCGTGGTCTTCAACGAGATGAAGGGAGCCTACTCCTCACCCGACGGGCTCATATCCGAGTACTCGCAGCAGGTCCTGTTCCCGGACACGACCTATGGCCTTGATTCAGGCGGCGACCCGGAGGTTATCCCGCAGCTGACTTTCGAAGCCTTCATGGACTTCCACCGCCGCTACTACCACCCGTCAAACGCCTGGATATACTTCTACGGCGACGACGACCCCGAGGAGCGGCTGCGCATCCTGGACCGCGAGCTTTCCGGCTACGAGCGCATCGAGACCGACTCGGCCGTGGCCCTGCAGCGGCGCAAGAGCGCGCCCGAGCGCGTGGAGAAGAAGTATGCCGCCGGCGGGGACGAGAGCCGCAGCATGGTCACGATCAACTGGCTGCTCTGCCCCACGGATAACGCCGAGTTGAACCTGTCCCTGAACATCCTGGAGCACATCCTCATCGGCATGCCCTCCTCGCCTCTGCGCAAGGCGCTCATCGATTCTGGGCTGGGCGAGGATCTGGCCGGAGTGGGCCTGGAGGGCGACCTGCGCCAGATGTATTTCTCCGTGGGACTCAAGGGCCTCAAGCAGGCCGGCCCGGAGCAGGTCGAAACCATCGTGCTGGACACCCTGCGAGAGCTGGCCGACGGCGGCATCGGCGCGGACATGATCGAGGCCGCGGTCAACAGCGTGGAGTTCGACCTGCGTGAGCTGAATACGGGCCGCTTCCCGCGAGGCCTGGCCCTCATGGTGCGCAGCCTGAGCACCTGGCTCTACGAGGCCGATCCCCTGGCGCTCATCGCCTTCGAGCGGCCCCTGCTGGCCATCAAGGAGCGCCTGGCCGACCGCGAGCCCGTCTTCGAGTCGCTGCTGCGCAGCCGTTTTCTGGACAACCCGCACCGCGTGACCGTGCTGCTTTCGCCCGATGCCAAGCTGGGCCAGGAGCGCGAGGATCGCGAGAAGCGCCGCCTGGACAACGCCCTGTCGGCCATGGGCGAAACCGAGCGCCAGGCCGTTGTGCGCGCCAACGAGGAATTGCACGCCCGCCAGGAAGCCCAGGACTCGCCCGAGGCCCTGGCCACCATTCCGCGCCTGGCCATCGCGGATTTGCCGCGCGAGAACACGCGCATCCCCTGCGACAAGGAAACCCTGGCCGGCATCCCGACCCTGCTGCACGACCTGCCCACCAACTCCATCGCCTACGTGGACGTGGGCCTGAACCTGGCCGCGCTGCCGCAGGCCTACTTGCCCTGCGTGCCGCTCTTTGGCCGAGCCCTGCTGGAGATGGGCACCAACCGGCGCGACTTCGTTGCCCTGACCCGGCGCATCGCCAGCCGCACGGGCGGCATCGATCCCGCGCCCTTTGCCGGCAGCATGGAAGGCTCGCCCCTGGCCGTGCCCTGGCTGTTCCTGCGCGGCAAGGCCATGGTCGACAAAACGCAGGACCTTATGGACCTTCTGGCCGAGGTGCTCCTGGAGGTCCGCCTGGACGACCAGCAGCGCTTCCGCAAGATGGTTCTGGAAGAGAAGGCCAGGGCCGAGCAGCGCGTGGTGCCCTCGGGACACATGGTGGTGGCGACGCGCCTCAAGGCTGGGCTCACGCCCTCGGGCTGGGTCGCGGAGCAGTTCTCGGGCGCGGAAAACCTGTTCTTCCTGCGCCGCCTGGCCGAAGCCGTGGACAACGACTGGCCGCGCGTGCTGGCGACCCTGGAAGAAATGCGCTCGCTGCTCGTGCGCCGGGACAACATGATCCTCAACGCGACCATGGACGCCGCGAGCTGGGCCAAGGCGCGCAAGGCCGTGGGCAGCTTCGCCTCGGCCATGCCCCAGGGCCGCGCCGAGGCCGCGCCGCTTGAGCCCAAGCCGCTCCTGCCGACCGAGGGGCTGACCATCCCGGCCCAGGTCAACTACGTGGGACGCGGCGCAAGCCTGACCGAAGCGGGATACGACATCACCGGCGGCGATATCGTGGTGGCGCGCTGGCTGCGCACGGCCTATCTGTGGGACCGCGTGCGCGTGCAGGGCGGGGCCTACGGCGCTTTCTGCCTGCTGGACCGGCTGAACGGCACCATGGTCATGGCCTCCTACCGCGATCCGAACTTGGAGCGCACTCTGCGCGTGTTCTCCGAGGCCGCCGACTTCCTGCGAGACCTGAAACTGGACAAGGACGAGCTGACCAAGGCCGTGGTGGGAGCCATCGGCGACTTCGACGCCTACCAGCTCCCGGACGCCAAGGGCTTCACATCCCTGTCCCGTCATCTCCAGGGCATCACCGAAGAACGCCTGCAAGAGGTGCGCGAGGAAATCCTTGCCTCCACGGCTGGCAGCTTCAAGCGCTTCGCCGATGCCGCCGCCATCCTGCGCGACGCCGGCCGCACCGTGGTGTTGGGTCGCGAAGACGTCCTGACTGCGCTGAAAGAGCCTGAGTTGACGCTGACAAAGGTGCTTTAG
- a CDS encoding YitT family protein — protein sequence MTKRFDYTYSVWWNLLLIIVGSAVQAFGLKAIAVQHGFVASGVFGAGMLINYATGWLTPGILYFLLNLPLFVVGWLFVSRRFLLYSAFAMAVITGLYEVMPSSSGIQDQLYAAVASGALVGMGAGLVLRSLGSNGGLDVIAVLLFQRYNIGIGKLYFAYNLILFAFALTALPVDLVIASLIMVFITSVGVEYVLSMFSQRKSVFIVSDKNREIARDIMDKLRQGATYIKGYGAYSGREKDILMTVVNNVQLKKLEEIVFTNDDHALFIVENTFNVLGASFSKRKIY from the coding sequence GTGACGAAGCGATTCGACTACACGTATTCGGTCTGGTGGAACCTGCTGCTCATCATCGTGGGCAGCGCCGTCCAGGCCTTCGGCCTCAAAGCCATCGCCGTGCAACACGGCTTCGTGGCCAGCGGCGTGTTCGGCGCCGGCATGCTTATAAACTACGCCACGGGCTGGCTCACGCCCGGCATCCTCTATTTCCTTCTCAACCTGCCCCTGTTCGTTGTCGGCTGGCTGTTCGTGAGCCGACGCTTCTTGTTGTACAGCGCCTTCGCCATGGCCGTCATCACGGGGCTCTACGAGGTCATGCCCTCCAGCTCGGGCATCCAGGACCAGCTTTATGCAGCCGTAGCCTCCGGCGCACTGGTCGGCATGGGCGCGGGCCTGGTGCTGCGCTCGCTCGGTTCCAACGGCGGCCTGGACGTCATCGCCGTGCTGCTCTTCCAGCGCTACAACATCGGCATCGGCAAGCTCTATTTCGCCTACAACCTGATCCTGTTCGCCTTCGCCCTGACGGCTCTGCCCGTGGACCTGGTCATCGCCTCGCTCATCATGGTCTTCATCACCAGCGTGGGCGTGGAGTACGTGCTGTCCATGTTCTCCCAGCGCAAGAGCGTGTTCATCGTTTCGGACAAGAACCGCGAGATCGCCCGCGACATCATGGATAAGCTGCGCCAGGGCGCGACGTATATAAAGGGCTACGGCGCGTATTCGGGCCGCGAGAAGGACATCCTCATGACCGTGGTCAACAATGTGCAGCTCAAGAAGCTGGAGGAGATCGTCTTCACTAATGACGATCACGCGCTGTTCATCGTGGAGAACACGTTCAACGTGCTGGGTGCTTCATTTTCGAAGCGGAAGATATACTGA
- a CDS encoding SDR family NAD(P)-dependent oxidoreductase — MGSLENKTVIVTGASRGIGRALALDLAGRGATLVLNSRSAGPLGEIAKDCTAKGRRCTAVVGDASDADVAAKLVEEARESGGPHGFVHAAGLLFPGPHLWELSEERFDEVFAASVKAGWQLARQAVPDMRGKEGAFAVFFGSGAAELVQPGIAAYCAAKAAEEHMARQLAAEAPDVAVIVYRPGVVETSMQRQAREAEGGAAEEVRQVFWEIKERGELITPEESAAFLARILDADPSRYHGKTIRAG, encoded by the coding sequence ATGGGAAGCCTGGAAAATAAAACCGTCATCGTCACGGGCGCATCCAGGGGCATAGGCCGAGCCCTGGCCCTGGACCTGGCCGGTCGAGGCGCGACCCTGGTGCTCAACTCACGCTCCGCAGGCCCGCTGGGCGAAATCGCCAAAGACTGCACGGCCAAGGGCAGGCGCTGCACGGCCGTGGTCGGCGACGCCAGCGACGCCGACGTGGCGGCCAAGCTGGTGGAGGAGGCCCGCGAGTCCGGCGGGCCGCACGGCTTCGTGCATGCGGCCGGGCTGCTGTTTCCCGGACCGCATCTATGGGAGCTGTCCGAGGAGCGGTTCGATGAGGTTTTCGCCGCCAGCGTCAAGGCCGGCTGGCAGCTCGCGCGCCAGGCGGTCCCGGACATGCGAGGCAAGGAAGGGGCCTTCGCCGTGTTCTTTGGTTCGGGCGCTGCCGAGCTTGTGCAGCCGGGCATCGCGGCCTATTGCGCTGCCAAGGCCGCCGAGGAACACATGGCCCGCCAACTGGCGGCCGAGGCCCCGGACGTGGCGGTCATCGTCTACAGGCCCGGAGTCGTGGAGACGAGCATGCAGCGGCAGGCACGCGAAGCCGAAGGCGGCGCGGCCGAGGAGGTGCGTCAGGTGTTCTGGGAGATAAAGGAGCGCGGGGAGCTCATCACGCCCGAGGAGTCGGCGGCCTTCCTGGCCCGCATCCTGGACGCGGACCCGAGTCGCTACCACGGCAAGACCATTCGGGCGGGTTAG
- a CDS encoding response regulator: protein MTGDPLILVVDDEVRFRANMLRLLGLSGLRALAAADGREALGIVDSLPVDVLLLDMKMPGMNGAEVMAELAKRPTRPEVIFLSGHASLDLPLDAACQGACDYLIKPCTMDVLLAKIESAMERRRARRTGLGRPGSGT, encoded by the coding sequence ATGACCGGTGATCCCTTGATTCTGGTGGTGGATGACGAGGTACGTTTCAGGGCCAACATGCTCAGGCTGCTTGGCCTGAGCGGCCTGCGCGCCCTGGCCGCGGCGGACGGCCGCGAGGCATTGGGCATCGTGGACAGCCTGCCCGTGGATGTGTTGCTCCTGGACATGAAGATGCCGGGCATGAACGGGGCCGAGGTCATGGCCGAACTGGCCAAGCGGCCGACGAGGCCAGAGGTCATTTTCCTCTCGGGCCACGCCTCGCTGGACCTGCCCCTGGATGCGGCTTGCCAGGGAGCCTGCGATTACCTCATCAAGCCCTGCACCATGGATGTGCTGCTGGCCAAGATAGAGTCCGCCATGGAACGCAGGCGCGCCCGTCGAACAGGGTTGGGCAGGCCAGGATCGGGAACGTAA
- a CDS encoding NfeD family protein: MRAYVIWFLIGAVFLFLEMQLPGFILFFFAIGAWVAALAVAFFDISLSQQILIFTVSAVVSLIILRAYLKRVFHGHLVGSAPDGEFDDGVMGSIVSVVEPIQPNTPGKVKYRGSYWKAYSDEVLQAGDSARIVSYAEEGHGAFRVRKVEE, from the coding sequence ATGCGGGCGTATGTGATCTGGTTCCTGATCGGAGCTGTATTTCTTTTCCTGGAAATGCAGCTTCCCGGGTTCATATTGTTCTTTTTTGCCATTGGCGCCTGGGTTGCAGCCTTGGCCGTCGCCTTTTTCGATATCAGCCTCAGCCAGCAGATACTGATCTTCACCGTCTCTGCAGTGGTCTCGCTCATCATTCTCCGCGCCTATCTCAAGCGTGTCTTCCACGGGCACCTGGTCGGGTCCGCACCTGATGGGGAGTTCGACGACGGAGTCATGGGCTCCATCGTCAGCGTGGTTGAACCTATCCAGCCCAATACGCCCGGAAAGGTCAAATACCGGGGGTCTTACTGGAAGGCCTATTCGGATGAAGTGCTTCAGGCAGGCGATTCCGCCCGCATCGTATCCTATGCCGAGGAGGGCCATGGAGCCTTCCGCGTGCGCAAAGTCGAGGAGTAA
- a CDS encoding response regulator codes for MERVKVLIVDDEHDFRQLFIKRFTLRNLDVDGVGSGREALKALDRKEYDVVVLDVRMPGMDGIETLKEIKKHHPSSEVIMLTGHGSVKSGIEGMSHGAFDYVLKPFKIDDLLERILKAHERRVLSRGG; via the coding sequence ATGGAACGGGTCAAAGTGCTTATTGTGGACGACGAACATGACTTTCGCCAACTCTTCATCAAACGCTTCACCTTGCGCAATCTCGATGTGGACGGCGTGGGTAGCGGCCGCGAGGCCCTGAAGGCCCTGGACCGCAAGGAATATGACGTGGTGGTGCTCGACGTGCGCATGCCGGGCATGGATGGCATCGAGACGCTCAAGGAGATCAAGAAGCATCATCCATCCTCCGAAGTCATCATGCTCACGGGCCACGGCTCGGTGAAGTCGGGCATCGAGGGCATGAGCCACGGCGCTTTTGACTATGTGCTCAAGCCATTCAAGATCGACGACCTGCTGGAGCGCATCCTCAAGGCCCACGAGCGCCGCGTCCTGTCGCGCGGCGGCTAG
- a CDS encoding cytochrome-c peroxidase, whose product MKLLFLALPSVYRLAAFVGVGIVLGAVLAPGTGLAQKTMQQEAAAIFRPIPENPPKLPGNIVTPVKVELGRLLYFDPRLSASQLISCQTCHNVGLGGADLQETSIGHGWQKGPRNAPTTFNSVFNVAQFWDGRAKDLAEQSKGPVQAAVEMNNTPDRVVATLASIPQYVDLFAKAFPGQRNPVSFENMAQAIEAFEATLLTPGSPLDAFITGDESALTPTQQEGLRLFIDSGCSDCHYGINLGGMGYYPFGVAEAPSEDVRPTNDTGRFVVTNTASDKYVFKSPILRNVAITQPYFHSGKVWRLRDAVQIMGSSQLGFELEGKDADIITEFLKALTGKQPEVAHPILPPSTESTPKPMTQLLPEKESGKKG is encoded by the coding sequence ATGAAACTCCTATTCCTTGCACTTCCCTCCGTATATAGGCTAGCCGCCTTTGTCGGCGTCGGCATTGTCCTGGGCGCTGTTCTCGCACCCGGCACGGGTTTGGCTCAAAAGACAATGCAACAGGAAGCCGCGGCTATCTTCCGGCCCATCCCCGAAAATCCGCCCAAGCTGCCCGGAAATATCGTCACGCCCGTAAAGGTCGAGCTTGGCCGGCTGCTCTATTTCGACCCGCGCCTGTCGGCCTCCCAACTCATAAGCTGCCAGACCTGCCACAACGTAGGCCTGGGCGGAGCGGATCTCCAGGAGACCTCCATCGGACACGGCTGGCAAAAAGGACCGCGCAACGCCCCCACGACCTTCAATTCCGTTTTCAACGTGGCCCAGTTCTGGGACGGTCGTGCCAAGGACTTGGCCGAACAGTCCAAAGGTCCGGTTCAGGCTGCCGTGGAGATGAACAATACCCCCGATCGAGTGGTGGCGACTCTGGCCAGCATCCCCCAATATGTGGACCTCTTCGCCAAGGCCTTTCCCGGACAGAGGAACCCCGTGAGCTTCGAAAACATGGCCCAGGCCATCGAGGCCTTTGAGGCTACTCTGCTCACCCCCGGCTCACCGCTGGACGCCTTCATCACCGGCGACGAGTCAGCCTTGACGCCCACCCAGCAGGAAGGGCTGCGCCTGTTCATCGACAGCGGCTGCTCCGACTGCCATTACGGCATCAACCTGGGAGGCATGGGCTATTATCCTTTCGGCGTGGCGGAGGCCCCAAGTGAGGATGTCCGCCCCACCAACGATACCGGCCGCTTCGTGGTCACCAACACAGCCAGCGACAAGTACGTATTCAAGTCGCCCATTCTGCGCAATGTGGCCATCACCCAGCCCTACTTCCACTCGGGAAAGGTCTGGCGGCTTCGGGACGCGGTGCAGATCATGGGCTCCAGCCAGCTTGGTTTCGAGCTTGAGGGCAAGGATGCCGATATCATCACAGAATTCCTGAAAGCGCTAACCGGCAAACAACCGGAGGTGGCCCATCCCATCCTGCCGCCCTCCACCGAAAGCACGCCCAAGCCGATGACGCAACTGCTTCCCGAAAAGGAATCCGGCAAAAAGGGTTAG
- a CDS encoding SPFH domain-containing protein, producing MEGLIVAIVLAVLALVILVKTAVIVPQMNRYVVERLGKYKTSMDAGFHILVPFIDKVGYKFSLKETVIDTPKQSCVTRDNVVVDIDGVIYIQVMDAKQAAYGIDNYLIAATQLAQTTLRSVIGTYELDKTFEEREEINRKVVDAVDQAASSWGIKVLRYEIKDITMPQPILESMQKQMQAEREKRAAVLKSEGEREAAINQSLGEKEKAINESLGYRERLKNEAAGEAAQIEAVATATAEGIRRVALALQENGGHGAASLRLAEQYIEQFGKLAKETNTMILPTNLADIGGTVAGLTKVLDEVRNKGSFKLS from the coding sequence ATGGAAGGATTAATAGTAGCGATTGTTCTCGCGGTCCTGGCCCTCGTCATTCTGGTCAAGACAGCGGTCATCGTCCCGCAGATGAACCGTTATGTGGTGGAGCGTCTCGGCAAGTACAAAACCTCGATGGACGCGGGCTTCCACATCCTGGTCCCGTTTATCGACAAGGTCGGCTACAAGTTCTCGCTGAAGGAAACCGTGATCGATACCCCCAAGCAGTCCTGCGTGACCAGGGACAACGTGGTGGTGGACATCGATGGCGTGATCTACATCCAGGTCATGGACGCCAAGCAGGCCGCCTACGGAATCGACAATTACCTGATCGCGGCAACCCAGTTGGCGCAGACCACGCTGCGCTCGGTCATCGGCACCTACGAGTTGGACAAGACCTTCGAGGAGCGTGAGGAGATCAACCGGAAGGTTGTGGACGCCGTGGATCAGGCCGCCTCCAGCTGGGGCATCAAGGTGCTGCGGTACGAGATCAAGGACATAACAATGCCTCAGCCGATCCTGGAGTCCATGCAGAAGCAGATGCAAGCCGAACGCGAGAAGCGCGCGGCGGTCCTCAAATCCGAAGGCGAGCGGGAAGCCGCGATCAACCAATCCCTGGGCGAGAAGGAAAAGGCGATCAACGAATCCCTAGGCTATCGCGAGCGCCTCAAGAACGAAGCCGCAGGCGAGGCTGCCCAGATCGAGGCGGTCGCCACGGCCACGGCCGAGGGTATCCGCAGGGTAGCCTTGGCCCTTCAGGAGAACGGCGGGCATGGCGCGGCGTCACTGCGTCTTGCCGAGCAGTACATCGAGCAGTTCGGCAAACTGGCCAAGGAAACGAACACCATGATCCTGCCAACCAACCTGGCGGACATCGGCGGCACCGTGGCCGGTCTGACCAAGGTGCTGGACGAAGTCAGGAACAAAGGCTCCTTCAAGCTTAGCTGA
- a CDS encoding sensor histidine kinase, producing the protein MDSKQYKLLRLKIMGAITAFSLIPLVALGSFMHLQFSQGYRERISHSLQRSVENRKAAIDMFLEENILQLRNMAWTHDFEQMSDQAYLQHVFSTMQSGNKAFIDLGVIDGDGRHAAYVGPYELGDVNYRGQDWFEKTMLKGVYVSDVFMGFRQFPHIILAVMRREGNRYWILRATLDSEVLNALVRNYQTGQRGDAFLVNSAHVLQTSSGLNGAVLGKMDQLAGPSRFTGARVEEHSVHGRTVLYGMAWLNNVDWLLVISEAPGESLSPLFRTQAIVISMVGGGLLLIMAGAAIATRGIVEALARTDRHRAELDARIVQSNKMAALGKMAAGVAHEVNNPLTLIRESAGWIKDLLTEEDPEAIKNYEEIAEAVDKIDQNVERAKGVTHRMLGFARRMEPMQENVDLNQVAKQTMAFLQNEALHRNIELRAELAPDLPHTATDTAQLQQVLLNLLENAIDAVDHNGTVTIRTRTEESGKKIQLSVIDTGKGIPKEMQGRIFDPFFTTKGVGEGTGLGLSISYGIMERLGGGIAVESEEGKGATFTLTLPVC; encoded by the coding sequence GTGGACAGCAAACAGTACAAACTGCTCCGTCTCAAGATCATGGGGGCCATCACGGCCTTTTCGCTCATTCCGCTCGTGGCACTGGGCTCGTTCATGCACCTGCAGTTCAGCCAGGGCTACCGCGAACGCATTTCTCATTCGCTCCAGCGCTCGGTGGAGAACCGCAAGGCGGCCATTGACATGTTTTTGGAGGAGAACATCCTGCAACTGCGCAACATGGCCTGGACACACGACTTCGAGCAGATGAGCGACCAGGCCTATCTCCAGCACGTGTTCAGCACCATGCAGAGCGGCAACAAGGCCTTCATCGACCTGGGCGTTATCGACGGCGACGGCCGCCACGCGGCCTACGTCGGACCGTACGAGCTCGGCGATGTGAACTACCGGGGGCAGGACTGGTTCGAGAAGACCATGCTCAAGGGCGTGTACGTGAGCGACGTGTTCATGGGCTTCCGGCAGTTTCCGCATATCATCCTGGCCGTCATGCGCCGGGAGGGCAACAGGTACTGGATCCTGCGCGCAACCCTCGACTCCGAGGTGCTGAACGCCCTCGTGCGAAATTACCAGACGGGCCAGCGGGGCGACGCCTTCCTGGTCAACAGCGCCCATGTGCTGCAGACCTCCTCAGGCCTCAATGGGGCCGTGCTGGGCAAGATGGACCAACTCGCCGGCCCTTCGCGCTTCACCGGCGCGCGCGTGGAGGAGCACTCAGTCCACGGCCGTACAGTGCTTTACGGCATGGCCTGGCTGAACAATGTCGACTGGCTGCTGGTCATCTCCGAGGCGCCGGGAGAGTCCCTTTCGCCGCTCTTCAGGACGCAGGCCATCGTCATTTCCATGGTCGGTGGAGGTTTGCTGCTCATCATGGCCGGCGCGGCAATAGCCACACGGGGCATCGTCGAGGCCCTGGCCCGGACCGACCGTCATAGAGCCGAGCTGGATGCGCGCATCGTTCAGTCCAACAAGATGGCCGCCCTGGGCAAGATGGCCGCGGGCGTGGCCCACGAGGTCAACAATCCGCTCACGCTCATCCGCGAGAGCGCGGGCTGGATCAAGGACCTGCTCACCGAGGAGGACCCCGAGGCCATCAAGAACTACGAGGAAATTGCCGAGGCCGTGGACAAAATCGACCAGAACGTGGAGCGGGCCAAGGGCGTAACACACCGCATGCTCGGCTTCGCCCGGCGCATGGAGCCCATGCAGGAAAACGTGGACCTGAACCAAGTAGCCAAGCAGACCATGGCTTTCCTGCAGAACGAGGCCCTGCACCGTAACATCGAGCTGCGCGCCGAGTTGGCGCCAGACCTGCCGCACACGGCTACGGACACGGCTCAGCTCCAGCAGGTCCTGCTCAACCTGCTGGAGAACGCCATCGACGCCGTGGACCACAACGGCACGGTGACCATCCGTACCCGCACGGAGGAATCCGGCAAGAAGATTCAGTTGAGCGTCATCGATACGGGCAAGGGCATCCCCAAGGAAATGCAAGGCCGTATCTTCGACCCATTCTTCACCACCAAGGGAGTGGGCGAGGGCACGGGCCTGGGCCTGTCCATCAGTTATGGCATCATGGAGCGGCTTGGCGGGGGCATCGCCGTGGAGAGCGAGGAAGGCAAGGGCGCCACGTTCACCTTAACCCTGCCGGTCTGCTAG